The genomic segment TTCTACTGAAGCCCCACACATTGTCTCTCTGCAGGGTTTCCTCCTTGCCTACATCAATCAGTGAGTTATCTAACTTGAAAAGCAGCGAGCGATGCAAACGTTGAAGCCAATTAGTGACATTAATTGCTGCTCAGAACCTTACACGTACAGCAAAACATATACACGTACTTTTAACAAATTTGAGGATAATTACCATTTTCCCCATTCCCTGTGTGTGCAATGTGAACCAAATAGCCTAATAGTAGCCAAATACAAAGAGTATTTATTAATCCAGACTATAACACAGTACGAGATCAAAGTGTTTGTGGATCAGTACCTGCTCCAGCCGAAGAACGGCGGGGTGGCACATCCGATCCCCATGACCCAGGTGAAGCCAACAGCCGCCAGAGCCTGGTTGTTGTCAAATTTGAAGGTGCCAAAGGGTTTGCAGATGACCACATATCTCTCAAAGGCAAGGACAGCCAGGGACCAAGCTGACACCAACcctgaggaagagagaagaagccATCAACAGGTTAGGAGATATCAAAGACATCGAACACAAGAACGAGTTTGCATGCAAATGCAAATAATCAGAAGAGTAAAAAAATGAATCGTTAAAGTacatctttgttgttgttgttcttatGATGATGTTTTGAATTTACCTGCTATTGAACCCATGCAAGCTTCCATTGCACACAAGGTGTAACCCAGGAAGTAGTATCCTCTCGCGCTAGAAACAAACACTTGGCTCACAGAAAACGTCACAAAGATGAAGCCTGCTAACGAGACGTTGACCAGGATGTAGTTCAGCGGTTGTCTCAGCTTCTTGTACTTCACTGTCACCAAGAGAATGATGAAGTTTAGGGGTGTTCCAGCAAAGAACACAAAGCCCATGAAAGCAGTCTGTAGGTAGAAAGCCCATATTGGGGCCAGGTGATACTGTGGCCCCTCAAATGGGCTGACCTTAGAGATGTTCTCGTACAGATGGAAGTCCTTTCCCATCTTGGCTCCTCTCTGACTCAGACCACTACTTGTCCGTCCCTTAGATGTGAACTATGATGCTGAAAGGCTCCCTTTTATATGACCGTAAACCACTTATAAACCTCTTAAAAATGATGTAAGGAACAAGCTTCTCCTGCGGATCTTCCTGATCTTGTCGAGTGGATGAATAAACTTTCGGATTAAGCTGCCCCCGTGACCATGACCTGCCAGAAGAGACCTTACTTTGTTGGGCGCAGTAATCCATCTTAAAGAGCCAGTGAGAAAGAATACAGTTTAGAAGAAGAAGAATTGAACTTATAGCAATTCTTTGTTGGCGGGAACAGTGCTTGGATAAGAAATCATTGCCGTACTTCTGGAGTTTGTAATGGATATCAATGATTTAAGCGAGGCTGTGTTGGCTGCTCTTATGAGGTGGTAACTGCCTTATCCAGTTCCTATTTTAATCTCTGATGGACATTATCCTTCCTCCATACATAACCTAAGGGGGGAAGGGGATGTGGTGAACAGTGGTAGAAAGAAGAAGCTGACCAGGCAGTGGCACTCACCTCCACAATGTTTGGAAACTCCACTTTAGCAATTAATTATAGTTAAGTGCTAATCTAACAACCAAGGAAAGAATTCATTATAGGGTCTAAGCAAACATCGAGAGCCGACATAGAGAGCCTTGCTCTTGTTGTatacctgtctacagtacaggGAAGCTCTAGCACACTGAGCACTGGGAGAGATTGTTTacatttcaatgttttttttcaaTCGTACAAGTCACACTGTGAAATTAGAACGTCTCAGAACACCATGATTGTGTAATGAAACCCTGAAAAGTAGTGCACC from the Oncorhynchus keta strain PuntledgeMale-10-30-2019 chromosome 33, Oket_V2, whole genome shotgun sequence genome contains:
- the LOC118366161 gene encoding putative violet-sensitive opsin; this translates as MGKDFHLYENISKVSPFEGPQYHLAPIWAFYLQTAFMGFVFFAGTPLNFIILLVTVKYKKLRQPLNYILVNVSLAGFIFVTFSVSQVFVSSARGYYFLGYTLCAMEACMGSIAGLVSAWSLAVLAFERYVVICKPFGTFKFDNNQALAAVGFTWVMGIGCATPPFFGWSRYIPEGLGCSCGPDWYTNNEEYHCASYTKFLIVTCFLMPMSIIFFSYSQLLGALRAVAAAQAESASTQKAEKEVSRMVIVMVCSFILCYGPYALAGLYFAYTTSENKDYRLVTIPAFFSKSSCVYNPLIYAFMNKQFNACIMETVFGKQIEETSVSASKTEVSTA